One Haloarcula sp. CBA1127 genomic window carries:
- a CDS encoding PAS domain S-box protein, giving the protein MAYAGGGTPDSIHVLYVNDDGDFAELAQTKLLNISSSFDVTTVGSIEAALDSLATSAIDCVVTSYSLPGGTGIDLLDRLRTEQYELPTILFTGRGSEQIASEATQAGVSDYVPVHAGQNSFELLASRIQTLTEAAHKQAAAERLSDRFQRTLERATDGIYAVDSEWRIEYINEKMAKRVNREPETIVGTIIWEEFPSIVGTELEEKYRTAMETGDPVSFEQYLGEPLDYWVEIRVFPDDDGLTVFSRETTAERERELELERSEAILENIHDVVFVLDDEGTIEFANTASRRLVTGGESTKITGQQLEAVVGDRMSKSDAERFTAAVESTVTDIESDGGVTGLYDADLQIDVTTGGGERTLDVRVTPFRGDDDRQVLVVARDITEQSMAKRQLEQERDALRELQTVMAKGDIAAEARLEELLELGCQTLGLNIGIVSHVQGNDYTVRAVHAPDTEIESEDQFDLESTYCAEVVGTDAVCSFADAVADGKETHPAYRELELESYIGVPLIVDGVRYGTVNFSSPTTRVAPFGALEQTFVKLLSELVSAEISRMQDQTDLKRQEFLFERVQNIADIGVWEYFPSTDSLDWSDGVRRIHGVDDEYDPSLDDALGFYHPDDREKISQAVEQTIADREPYDIDLRIVRTDGDVRDVRAWGERVDDPQDDEPVLRGVFQDITERKAQERAHQELAEEYEALLNSSGDAIFMLDVDTTGNDPVFEFARLSPGYESQTGLTTDEVRGETPREIFGDERGAELAANYTRCFEERAPISYREELDIADDARFWDTSLAPVMLGDEIVRIVGIARNVTEQVDRQRKLETTNQRLESLIEATPLTVMEIDTDGAVIRWNDGAENMFGWSREEVLGKFNPMVPDEQQAEFASHRQRALSGEPIRGKEIRRETKDGEELDLLLSVAPITAPDGEITSILAVLEDITEQKQLESKLRSLQATAQRLSGAQSSAEIGDIAVEAAVDILGFELTGIWEYADQAGELVPLTASAATRELLGELPRLESGEALAWEAFEASELRKYDDLQSEVTLGQADAQLRSGLFVPLGDFGLIGVGTTQEQTFSATDVDLFQILGATVEAAFTRASRETELQRQNERLDEFASVVAHDLRNPLSIAIGFLDIVEETGDLSHVDRIESAHGRMEQLIDNLLTLARGESTVTDTKQIDLKTVTTEAWGYVDTADATLTVAEAIPTVAGDAGRLTQLFENLFRNAIEHGGEDVTVTVGQLDGRDGFYVADDGDGIPPGKREEVLEHGVTSTKGGTGFGLSIVADIAKAHGWTVRVTESTAGGAQFEFRY; this is encoded by the coding sequence ATGGCCTATGCAGGTGGCGGGACTCCCGATTCCATTCACGTTTTGTATGTAAACGATGATGGTGACTTTGCTGAATTAGCGCAGACGAAGCTCCTGAATATCTCATCTAGCTTTGACGTCACAACAGTCGGGAGTATCGAGGCTGCTCTCGACTCGCTTGCAACTTCGGCTATCGATTGCGTGGTCACATCGTACTCATTGCCGGGCGGGACGGGAATCGACCTCCTAGATCGGTTACGAACGGAGCAGTACGAACTACCGACGATCTTGTTTACGGGCCGAGGGAGCGAGCAAATTGCAAGCGAAGCGACACAGGCGGGGGTCTCCGATTACGTTCCGGTCCACGCGGGCCAGAACAGTTTCGAGTTGCTTGCGAGCCGCATCCAGACGCTCACCGAAGCCGCCCACAAACAAGCGGCCGCCGAGCGACTGTCCGACCGCTTCCAACGAACGCTGGAGCGGGCAACTGACGGGATTTATGCCGTCGATAGCGAGTGGCGGATCGAATATATAAACGAGAAGATGGCAAAGCGCGTCAACCGCGAACCGGAAACTATCGTCGGGACGATTATCTGGGAAGAGTTCCCCTCGATAGTTGGAACGGAACTCGAAGAGAAATACCGAACCGCGATGGAGACCGGCGACCCGGTGTCGTTCGAACAGTACCTTGGCGAACCGTTGGATTACTGGGTCGAAATACGAGTCTTTCCCGACGATGACGGTCTGACCGTCTTTTCACGGGAAACCACGGCGGAGCGGGAACGAGAACTGGAGTTAGAGCGCAGTGAAGCGATCCTCGAAAACATCCACGACGTTGTGTTCGTTCTCGATGACGAAGGGACAATCGAGTTCGCGAACACCGCTTCAAGACGACTGGTTACCGGGGGAGAATCGACCAAGATAACGGGACAACAGTTGGAAGCAGTCGTGGGAGACCGGATGTCCAAGTCCGATGCCGAGCGGTTCACAGCGGCGGTCGAATCGACAGTCACTGATATCGAGAGCGACGGTGGCGTTACAGGGTTGTACGACGCAGACCTGCAAATCGATGTGACGACCGGCGGTGGCGAGCGGACGTTAGACGTCCGCGTCACACCGTTCCGGGGCGACGATGATCGGCAGGTGCTCGTCGTTGCCCGTGACATCACCGAACAGAGCATGGCAAAACGACAGTTAGAGCAGGAGCGGGATGCACTTCGGGAACTCCAGACTGTCATGGCAAAGGGTGATATCGCTGCTGAGGCGCGCCTCGAAGAATTGCTCGAACTTGGCTGCCAGACGCTCGGGCTCAACATCGGAATCGTCTCACACGTTCAGGGCAATGATTACACGGTCAGGGCAGTACACGCCCCGGATACGGAAATAGAATCCGAGGACCAGTTCGACCTCGAATCGACGTACTGCGCGGAGGTGGTCGGGACAGATGCAGTCTGCTCGTTCGCAGATGCTGTCGCTGATGGCAAAGAAACCCACCCTGCGTATCGTGAGTTGGAGCTGGAATCGTATATCGGCGTGCCACTCATCGTCGATGGAGTCCGGTACGGGACGGTCAATTTTTCGAGTCCGACAACGCGAGTCGCGCCCTTCGGAGCGCTTGAGCAAACGTTCGTGAAGCTACTCTCGGAGCTCGTGAGCGCCGAAATATCACGGATGCAGGACCAGACTGACCTCAAGCGCCAGGAATTCCTGTTCGAGCGGGTACAGAATATCGCAGATATCGGTGTGTGGGAGTATTTCCCGTCGACAGACAGCCTCGACTGGTCTGACGGCGTCCGTCGGATTCACGGCGTTGACGACGAGTACGACCCGTCACTCGATGACGCGCTTGGTTTTTATCACCCTGACGACAGGGAAAAGATTTCGCAGGCAGTCGAGCAGACGATTGCGGACCGGGAACCGTACGACATCGATCTCCGGATCGTTCGGACCGACGGCGACGTGCGCGACGTTCGGGCGTGGGGAGAACGCGTCGACGACCCACAGGACGATGAGCCCGTGCTTCGAGGCGTTTTTCAGGATATCACGGAGCGAAAAGCCCAGGAGCGAGCGCATCAGGAACTTGCTGAAGAGTACGAGGCACTGCTCAACAGCTCCGGTGACGCCATATTCATGCTCGACGTCGATACGACTGGTAACGATCCAGTGTTCGAGTTTGCGCGACTCAGCCCCGGCTACGAGTCACAGACAGGTCTCACGACTGACGAGGTTCGAGGGGAAACACCACGGGAGATCTTCGGTGACGAGCGTGGTGCCGAACTCGCGGCGAACTACACTCGTTGTTTCGAGGAGCGTGCGCCGATCTCGTATCGGGAAGAACTGGACATCGCTGACGACGCGCGGTTCTGGGACACGAGCCTCGCACCAGTTATGCTCGGCGATGAGATCGTCCGGATTGTCGGTATCGCCCGCAACGTAACCGAACAGGTCGACCGACAACGCAAACTCGAAACGACGAACCAGCGACTCGAATCACTCATTGAGGCGACGCCGCTCACCGTCATGGAAATCGACACGGACGGAGCGGTCATCCGCTGGAACGACGGGGCCGAGAACATGTTCGGCTGGTCGCGGGAAGAAGTGCTTGGCAAGTTCAATCCGATGGTCCCGGACGAGCAGCAGGCTGAGTTCGCTTCTCACCGGCAACGCGCGTTGAGCGGCGAGCCGATTCGCGGCAAGGAGATACGGCGGGAAACGAAAGACGGCGAGGAACTGGATCTACTCCTGTCGGTTGCCCCAATCACTGCTCCGGATGGGGAGATAACGAGCATACTGGCCGTTCTGGAGGATATCACCGAACAGAAGCAGTTAGAGTCGAAGCTCCGATCACTGCAGGCGACTGCGCAGCGGCTCAGTGGCGCACAGTCGAGTGCCGAAATCGGCGACATCGCTGTCGAGGCTGCCGTCGATATTCTCGGGTTCGAACTCACCGGGATCTGGGAGTATGCCGACCAAGCCGGCGAGCTCGTCCCGCTGACGGCGAGTGCAGCCACAAGAGAACTGCTCGGTGAGCTCCCGCGGCTGGAGTCCGGAGAGGCGCTTGCGTGGGAGGCGTTCGAGGCGTCGGAGTTGCGTAAATACGACGATCTCCAGTCCGAAGTGACACTCGGCCAGGCTGACGCACAACTCAGGAGTGGCCTGTTCGTGCCTCTGGGCGACTTTGGGCTTATCGGCGTGGGAACGACACAGGAACAGACGTTCTCTGCTACAGACGTGGACCTGTTCCAGATACTGGGTGCGACTGTCGAGGCGGCATTCACACGCGCAAGCCGGGAAACCGAACTCCAGCGACAGAATGAGCGGCTCGATGAGTTTGCCAGTGTTGTCGCCCACGACCTCCGGAACCCGCTGTCCATCGCTATCGGCTTTCTCGACATCGTCGAAGAGACAGGTGACCTCAGTCACGTGGACCGAATCGAATCGGCACATGGCCGTATGGAGCAGTTGATCGACAACCTCCTTACGCTGGCACGCGGCGAGAGCACAGTTACGGATACGAAGCAAATCGATCTCAAGACCGTGACGACGGAGGCGTGGGGATACGTCGACACCGCTGACGCAACGCTGACAGTTGCTGAGGCGATCCCGACAGTGGCTGGTGACGCCGGCCGATTGACGCAGCTGTTCGAGAACCTCTTTAGAAACGCTATCGAACACGGTGGAGAAGATGTCACAGTAACCGTCGGGCAACTAGACGGCCGTGACGGGTTCTACGTCGCGGACGACGGCGACGGGATTCCGCCGGGGAAGCGTGAGGAAGTACTGGAACACGGCGTGACATCTACCAAAGGGGGCACTGGCTTCGGACTCTCGATCGTGGCGGACATCGCCAAAGCGCACGGCTGGACTGTCCGTGTGACGGAGAGCACTGCTGGCGGGGCACAGTTCGAGTTCCGCTACTGA
- a CDS encoding ATP-binding protein encodes MSSIAVLHVDDEPDFLDVATEMLEQQSSKLDVITATSAAEALDRLATNPVDCLISDYRMPGKDGIELLEVVREEFPDLPFILFTGEGSEAVAGDAIAAGATDYLRKGHGTERYELLVNRIENAVEQYRTNQRAAELERVRALVSSIDQALIRASSLSEIKTRVCEIISDSEPYLFAWIGERDPDTDRIEPQAWAGVEDEYLDTIVVTADDSPTGRGPAGTAVRERRIATSQNIQDDPAFEVWREAALDRGYRSTAAVPLEYNSTLYGLLCVYSSRSFAFNGDEQELLGELGDSISHAMHSLKIRDELRAERTFIHQALDSLADIFYVLDSAGKIQRCNEQFTTLSGHTDEQITNLDAVSLFPEDERDAVAEAIEEALTTGHSTIEADFLTGAGKRIPHEFTGDRLTDQDGNLIGLVGTGRNISERQKRERELQDQKEQLEQFAATVSHDLRNPLNVIHGRLDLVQEAHSSDHLAVIETATERMEHIVENLLWLAREQREIGSLEPVAIEVAAEAAWKLVSDPADEAELHSDCEADTQPLIKADSDQFRHLLENLFRNTIDHAGLDVTVVVGGIFDDTNGFYIEDDGPGIPVEDREKVFEAGYSTSESGTGLGLNIVKRVADAHGWDIRVTESSMGGTRFEITGLELVE; translated from the coding sequence ATGTCGAGTATTGCTGTGCTTCATGTTGATGATGAACCGGATTTTTTAGATGTGGCAACCGAAATGCTCGAACAGCAATCCAGTAAACTCGACGTTATAACTGCAACAAGTGCTGCTGAAGCCCTCGACCGACTTGCTACCAACCCCGTTGACTGTCTTATCAGCGACTACCGGATGCCCGGGAAAGACGGTATTGAACTCCTCGAAGTTGTCCGCGAGGAGTTCCCTGATCTCCCGTTTATTCTCTTCACCGGGGAGGGAAGCGAAGCGGTCGCCGGCGACGCCATTGCCGCCGGTGCAACCGATTATCTCCGGAAAGGGCACGGAACGGAGCGATACGAACTCCTCGTAAACCGTATCGAAAACGCCGTCGAACAGTACCGCACCAATCAGCGTGCTGCTGAACTTGAGCGGGTCCGCGCGCTCGTCAGCAGCATCGACCAGGCTCTCATCCGAGCGAGTTCGCTATCGGAAATCAAAACTCGTGTCTGTGAGATCATTAGCGACTCTGAACCCTACCTGTTCGCATGGATCGGCGAGCGGGATCCTGACACAGACCGAATCGAGCCACAGGCATGGGCCGGCGTCGAGGACGAGTACCTCGATACTATTGTTGTCACTGCGGACGACTCCCCGACCGGACGAGGTCCCGCGGGCACGGCCGTTCGTGAACGACGTATTGCGACGTCACAGAATATTCAAGACGACCCGGCGTTCGAGGTCTGGCGAGAGGCGGCACTCGACCGCGGTTATAGAAGCACCGCTGCAGTTCCGCTGGAATACAATAGCACTCTGTACGGTCTCCTGTGCGTCTATTCGTCCCGTTCGTTTGCCTTTAATGGGGACGAACAGGAGTTACTCGGCGAACTCGGGGATAGCATCTCGCACGCCATGCACTCGCTGAAGATTCGAGACGAACTGCGTGCAGAGCGGACCTTTATCCACCAGGCACTCGATTCACTTGCCGACATATTCTACGTGCTCGATTCTGCGGGCAAAATCCAGCGCTGTAATGAACAATTCACAACGCTGTCCGGACACACTGATGAGCAAATCACGAATCTCGACGCGGTCAGTCTTTTTCCGGAAGACGAACGGGACGCAGTCGCCGAGGCAATCGAGGAGGCGCTCACAACGGGGCACTCGACCATCGAAGCGGACTTCCTTACTGGAGCGGGGAAACGTATTCCCCACGAATTCACCGGTGACCGCTTGACGGATCAGGACGGTAACCTGATAGGGCTTGTCGGCACCGGTCGAAATATATCCGAACGGCAAAAGCGTGAACGGGAACTGCAGGATCAGAAAGAACAGCTAGAGCAGTTTGCCGCTACTGTCAGCCACGACCTGCGGAACCCGCTAAACGTCATCCACGGTCGGCTAGATCTCGTTCAGGAAGCGCATTCGAGCGATCACCTTGCTGTGATAGAGACAGCGACTGAACGGATGGAACACATTGTCGAGAACCTCCTCTGGCTAGCGCGGGAGCAACGGGAAATCGGTTCACTGGAACCTGTTGCGATAGAAGTCGCTGCCGAGGCGGCGTGGAAGCTTGTATCTGATCCTGCAGATGAGGCCGAACTGCACTCCGATTGCGAGGCCGATACCCAGCCACTAATAAAAGCGGATTCCGACCAATTCCGGCACCTGCTGGAAAATCTGTTCAGGAACACGATCGATCACGCTGGCCTGGATGTCACTGTCGTTGTCGGCGGTATCTTCGATGACACCAACGGATTCTACATCGAAGACGACGGCCCTGGAATCCCCGTCGAGGACCGCGAAAAGGTGTTTGAGGCTGGCTACTCGACTTCCGAATCGGGGACTGGTCTGGGCCTCAATATCGTCAAACGAGTCGCTGACGCACATGGCTGGGATATTCGCGTAACCGAGAGCTCGATGGGTGGGACGCGATTTGAGATCACGGGTCTCGAACTCGTGGAATAA
- a CDS encoding branched-chain amino acid ABC transporter substrate-binding protein codes for MLVFHFGVNYRDWNGEDALRKTVEGMRDSSLGQELTAVQEDRLYVGGSAYQGPIINLFQTEMLGKQLYPNEFGEWPGEITAGELPEIPEGEQLFDREELADIISETNKATDSQ; via the coding sequence GTGCTCGTGTTCCACTTCGGCGTCAATTACCGCGACTGGAACGGAGAGGATGCGCTCCGAAAGACAGTTGAAGGGATGCGAGACAGTTCGCTGGGGCAGGAACTCACCGCCGTTCAGGAGGACCGACTATACGTCGGCGGGTCAGCCTATCAGGGTCCGATTATCAATCTCTTCCAGACAGAGATGCTCGGAAAGCAGCTCTATCCCAACGAATTCGGTGAGTGGCCGGGCGAGATCACCGCTGGCGAGCTTCCAGAGATTCCCGAGGGCGAACAGCTGTTCGATCGCGAGGAACTCGCGGATATTATCAGTGAAACGAACAAGGCTACCGACTCACAGTAA
- a CDS encoding guanosine monophosphate reductase, with translation MNELRTGLSYGDVLLVPKRSPVDSRSDIDLSTPLTPTVELDTPLVSAAMDTVTEAELAIELARSGGFGVLHRFLTPEEQAEQVEQVKEAGEQIGAAVGINEDYVARSAAVIAAGVDALVVDVAHGHLDRSLDAVETLADEFPETDLIAGNVATPAGVEDLAAAGADCVKVGIGPGSHCTTRKVAGAGVPQLTAVDDCATAAEDLDVTICADGGIRTSGDAVKALMAGADTVMLGSLFAGTEEAPGAVVEVDGTRYKRSRGMATTAAAEDRDDKQNNVSADEGVEALTPYKGSVAAVAEEFCAGIRSGLSYCGGHTIAAARDKAEFIRVAQSAKEREGFHTDHDWEGVNVESEVTQVRDAGTEATVDSDD, from the coding sequence ATGAACGAGTTACGTACTGGACTGAGTTACGGGGACGTGCTTCTCGTCCCGAAACGATCACCGGTCGACAGTCGGAGCGACATCGACCTCTCGACGCCGCTTACGCCGACCGTCGAACTGGACACGCCGCTCGTCTCCGCGGCGATGGACACCGTTACCGAGGCGGAACTGGCAATCGAGCTTGCGCGCTCGGGTGGGTTCGGGGTACTACACCGGTTCCTGACGCCCGAGGAACAGGCCGAACAGGTCGAGCAAGTGAAAGAAGCAGGCGAACAGATCGGCGCAGCAGTCGGCATCAACGAGGATTACGTCGCCCGGAGTGCGGCCGTGATTGCGGCCGGTGTCGATGCGCTCGTCGTCGACGTGGCCCACGGTCACCTCGACCGGTCGCTCGATGCCGTCGAAACCCTCGCGGACGAATTCCCCGAGACCGACCTCATCGCCGGCAACGTCGCGACGCCCGCGGGCGTCGAAGACCTCGCCGCCGCCGGGGCCGACTGTGTCAAAGTCGGTATCGGACCCGGGTCCCACTGTACCACCCGGAAAGTGGCGGGTGCCGGTGTCCCCCAGCTGACCGCTGTCGATGACTGTGCGACAGCCGCCGAAGATCTGGATGTCACCATCTGCGCGGATGGCGGGATTCGCACGTCCGGTGATGCAGTGAAGGCCCTCATGGCCGGGGCAGATACTGTGATGCTTGGGAGCCTCTTTGCCGGCACAGAGGAGGCCCCCGGGGCGGTCGTCGAAGTCGATGGGACGCGGTACAAGCGGTCACGAGGGATGGCGACCACTGCGGCGGCCGAGGACCGCGATGACAAGCAGAACAACGTCAGCGCCGACGAAGGGGTTGAGGCACTGACCCCGTACAAAGGCTCGGTCGCTGCTGTGGCCGAGGAGTTCTGTGCTGGCATCCGCTCCGGGCTCTCCTACTGTGGCGGGCATACCATCGCTGCGGCCCGCGACAAGGCGGAGTTCATCCGTGTCGCCCAGAGTGCGAAGGAGCGCGAGGGGTTCCACACGGACCACGACTGGGAAGGCGTCAACGTGGAGAGTGAAGTGACACAGGTCCGCGACGCCGGTACCGAAGCGACAGTCGACAGCGACGACTGA
- the fdhF gene encoding formate dehydrogenase subunit alpha, with the protein MGTDQNRNPRAEQTVCPYCGVGCTIQYAGNGKATGTAGPVNTKGEICPKGGAAFDVVEHEDRLTEPLVRENGRFVTAPWETALSRVTDQLGEIIDQHGPDAVEFFASSNCTNEENYVFQKIARMLGTNNVDNCARLCHSSTVAAMSERLGAGAMTNTLDDLAETDCLLVTGANPAEQHPVIFRSYFLPAIRNGATLIHIDPRETDTTEAADIHLDVRPGYDIQLLNSMAKVVLDEELVDESFVEERTTGYADLTAHLDDVDVGSGADVAGVDPETVREAARAYAKADSAAIVTGMGMSQHTCGTDNVHALLNLALLTGNVGRPGTGVNPLRGQNNVQGAGDVGALPSVLPGYEPVTDPDARQRIADEWGVEPPSEPGLTETTATHQFGDSVKAAVVFGENPAVTEPNAGSVRSGFEDLDFCVVIDLFETATVDHADIVLPGSSWAEKSGTVTNTDRRVMRMRPNADLPGNARRDLDILTALGQRLVGQSDAFDYDGPETVFEELTRVNPLYAGMSYDGIGDSYQRWPFPADADSGTDVLHTETFASGEQTAPLRPISPTPPADAVSGEQLVLTTGRALQHFNSGALTRRSETLMRMRGEDVLEIHPDDAAARNIEDGDTVVVENDRGSVTVSAAVTAAIRPGVVFCTFHYLDPLANALTGDALDPVAEIPEYKHSAVQVQKSSSATEGR; encoded by the coding sequence ATGGGCACCGACCAGAACCGAAATCCCCGGGCCGAGCAGACAGTCTGTCCGTACTGTGGCGTTGGCTGTACGATACAGTACGCGGGCAACGGGAAGGCGACCGGCACAGCGGGGCCAGTGAACACGAAAGGAGAGATCTGCCCAAAAGGCGGAGCCGCATTCGACGTAGTCGAACACGAAGACCGGCTAACCGAGCCACTGGTCCGGGAGAATGGGCGTTTCGTCACCGCACCCTGGGAGACCGCCCTCTCTCGCGTGACCGACCAGCTCGGGGAAATCATCGACCAGCACGGGCCAGATGCCGTCGAGTTCTTTGCGTCATCGAACTGCACGAACGAGGAGAATTACGTCTTTCAGAAGATTGCGCGGATGCTCGGCACCAACAACGTCGACAACTGCGCTCGCCTCTGTCATTCGTCGACCGTGGCCGCGATGAGCGAGCGCCTCGGTGCCGGGGCGATGACGAACACACTCGATGACCTCGCCGAAACCGACTGCCTGCTCGTCACCGGCGCGAATCCGGCCGAACAGCATCCTGTCATTTTCCGTTCGTACTTTCTGCCGGCGATTCGCAACGGCGCCACGCTCATTCATATCGACCCGCGCGAGACAGACACGACCGAGGCCGCCGACATCCACCTCGACGTTCGCCCCGGATACGATATTCAACTGCTCAATTCGATGGCGAAGGTCGTCCTCGATGAGGAACTCGTCGATGAGTCCTTTGTCGAGGAACGCACGACCGGTTATGCGGACCTGACAGCACATCTCGATGACGTTGATGTCGGGTCGGGTGCCGACGTGGCCGGCGTCGACCCGGAAACCGTTCGGGAGGCGGCCCGGGCGTACGCCAAGGCCGATAGCGCGGCGATTGTCACCGGAATGGGGATGAGCCAGCACACGTGTGGGACCGACAACGTGCACGCGCTGTTGAACCTCGCGCTGCTGACCGGCAACGTCGGTCGCCCGGGCACGGGCGTGAACCCGCTCCGTGGCCAGAACAACGTCCAGGGGGCCGGCGATGTCGGTGCGCTTCCAAGCGTACTCCCCGGATACGAACCAGTCACGGACCCGGATGCCCGACAACGTATCGCCGACGAGTGGGGCGTCGAACCGCCGAGCGAACCCGGCCTGACGGAGACGACTGCAACACACCAGTTCGGTGACTCCGTCAAAGCTGCAGTCGTGTTCGGTGAGAACCCGGCTGTCACGGAACCGAACGCCGGTTCTGTCCGGTCCGGCTTTGAAGACCTCGATTTCTGCGTCGTCATCGACCTCTTCGAGACAGCGACCGTCGACCACGCCGATATCGTGCTCCCGGGAAGCAGTTGGGCGGAGAAATCGGGAACAGTGACCAACACTGACCGGCGGGTGATGCGGATGCGGCCGAACGCTGACCTGCCTGGGAACGCTCGCCGTGACCTCGACATCCTCACCGCCCTCGGCCAGCGGCTGGTCGGCCAGTCGGACGCGTTCGACTACGACGGCCCGGAAACGGTGTTCGAGGAGCTAACGCGGGTCAATCCGCTGTACGCCGGCATGAGTTACGACGGTATCGGCGACAGCTACCAGCGGTGGCCGTTCCCGGCGGACGCCGATTCCGGCACCGATGTGCTCCATACGGAGACGTTCGCGTCGGGCGAGCAAACAGCACCGCTGCGCCCGATCTCGCCGACGCCGCCGGCCGATGCCGTCTCCGGGGAGCAACTCGTTCTCACGACAGGGCGCGCGCTCCAGCATTTCAACAGTGGCGCACTCACTCGCCGGTCGGAGACGCTCATGCGAATGCGCGGGGAGGATGTCCTCGAGATCCATCCGGACGATGCCGCCGCTCGGAATATCGAGGACGGCGATACTGTCGTTGTTGAGAACGACCGCGGCAGCGTAACAGTATCAGCGGCGGTCACGGCGGCTATCCGGCCCGGGGTCGTGTTCTGTACGTTCCACTATCTGGACCCGCTCGCAAACGCGCTAACCGGTGATGCTCTCGACCCGGTCGCCGAGATTCCCGAATACAAGCATTCGGCGGTGCAGGTGCAGAAGTCATCGTCGGCCACAGAGGGTAGGTAA
- a CDS encoding ABC transporter ATP-binding protein has protein sequence MTGETYLMADEITKQYGDVTAISEVSLDVPSDAVTGFIGPNGSGKTTLLRMLLGIERPTSGTVSYCGPDAERQLGYLPQRPTFRPGFSVRETAAFYADLVDDDPARLLERVGLEEVASRPVSGLSGGMTRLLGIAQALAGDPPIVMLDEPASGLDPAMSRLIFDIVESIADAGRAVVLCSHELPLVEETADRLVVLESGRLVRTGSVESLREQTGGPLHETFTALLEQDRAAIAAPGGEQS, from the coding sequence ATGACTGGCGAGACGTACCTCATGGCGGACGAAATCACGAAACAATACGGTGATGTGACAGCCATCTCGGAGGTGTCACTCGACGTGCCGTCCGACGCCGTGACCGGGTTCATCGGCCCGAACGGGTCCGGGAAAACGACGCTCCTGCGCATGCTTCTGGGCATCGAGCGACCCACCAGCGGGACTGTCTCCTACTGCGGGCCCGATGCCGAACGGCAACTGGGCTATCTGCCACAGCGGCCGACCTTCCGGCCAGGGTTCAGCGTCCGGGAGACGGCCGCGTTCTACGCGGACCTCGTTGACGACGACCCGGCTCGACTGCTTGAACGTGTCGGCCTCGAAGAAGTGGCCAGCCGCCCCGTGTCCGGGCTTTCCGGGGGAATGACGCGTCTCCTGGGAATCGCACAGGCACTGGCCGGTGACCCGCCGATTGTGATGCTCGACGAACCGGCGAGCGGGCTCGACCCGGCGATGAGTCGGCTGATATTCGACATCGTCGAATCGATTGCCGACGCCGGCCGCGCCGTGGTTCTTTGCTCGCACGAACTGCCGCTCGTCGAGGAGACGGCCGACAGGCTGGTAGTGCTCGAATCCGGCCGCCTCGTGCGGACCGGGTCGGTAGAATCGCTTCGGGAACAGACCGGCGGGCCGCTTCACGAGACGTTCACAGCGCTTCTGGAACAGGACAGAGCCGCTATCGCCGCTCCGGGGGGAGAGCAGTCATGA
- a CDS encoding ABC transporter permease, which translates to MMNGNRFWTVFVREVQSAVRTRTYIALGVVTGIVLFGLAYAGGGPAGGYVPTVVDTLVAVEVLVPTLAFAVGYRAIADPATRGELDILDTYPLSTWSYVGGVYAGRALLLLTIVVVPLLALGVNVATTAGPETTVFASHRGVDSPFLFIRFIALTVLYALSSLTIAFLLSALAGSRGRALVLALAGLLVLTVGSDLAVFAALDTGVTTGTLGGALAMTPAGAYRGLVFDQVLYVAVPGRSAFVPTWVAALSLLFWWGLTFVGAMLATDAA; encoded by the coding sequence ATGATGAACGGAAACCGGTTCTGGACGGTCTTCGTCCGAGAGGTACAGAGTGCAGTCAGGACACGCACCTACATCGCGCTCGGTGTGGTCACGGGAATTGTCCTGTTCGGCCTCGCCTATGCCGGGGGCGGCCCCGCCGGCGGCTACGTCCCCACTGTCGTCGATACGCTCGTCGCCGTCGAAGTCCTCGTCCCGACGCTTGCCTTCGCTGTCGGCTATCGCGCCATCGCCGACCCTGCTACCCGGGGTGAGCTAGATATCCTCGACACCTACCCGCTTTCGACGTGGTCGTACGTCGGCGGGGTGTACGCGGGACGTGCCCTGCTGTTGCTCACTATCGTTGTCGTCCCGTTGCTGGCGCTGGGCGTCAACGTAGCGACGACTGCAGGACCGGAGACGACAGTGTTTGCGAGCCACCGCGGTGTCGATTCCCCGTTCCTGTTCATCCGCTTCATCGCGCTGACAGTCCTGTACGCGCTCTCGTCGCTGACTATCGCATTCCTGCTGTCAGCGCTCGCCGGCAGCCGGGGCCGCGCACTCGTACTCGCACTCGCCGGGCTGCTTGTCCTCACTGTCGGAAGTGACCTTGCGGTGTTTGCGGCGCTTGACACCGGCGTCACCACGGGCACGCTCGGCGGCGCGCTCGCCATGACGCCGGCCGGGGCGTACCGCGGCCTCGTGTTCGATCAGGTCCTGTACGTCGCTGTTCCGGGCCGGTCAGCGTTCGTCCCGACGTGGGTCGCCGCCCTCTCGCTCCTGTTCTGGTGGGGACTCACATTCGTGGGGGCGATGCTTGCGACGGATGCAGCCTGA